One part of the Denticeps clupeoides chromosome 8, fDenClu1.1, whole genome shotgun sequence genome encodes these proteins:
- the LOC114795789 gene encoding transmembrane protein 150A produces MVFWIILPITLSAVSLIGSWTVYGLALQHNHVCSLSNWEYRNSCQANESGTCCTIRNVPTISSSGSCAPENSLFSATINAGSFLFLVFCIFHHAHILDRNSVHGFLSKAALAFGCVASFGAFIAGNCNPVEVALLHYLGAAVSFVCICFYCTLLTALTSKCILSGLENFLYPARIVSTCIQVTVTVIYCIFFAQTDSYYKHMSAVFEWMLSVNLELFELSFFAEFYYFSSSMLSTLLSRRDEEKPLILS; encoded by the exons ATGGTGTTTTGGATTATCCTCCCCATCACCCTCTCTGCTGTTTCACTTATTGGTTCCTGGACAGT atatggACTGGCTCTGCAACATAATCATGTTTGCTCACTTAGCAATTG GGAATACAGGAATTCTTGCCAAGCAAATGAATCTGGAACCTGTTGTACAATTAGAAACGTGCCAACAATAAG CTCAAGTGGCTCATGTGCCCCAGAAAACTCCCTGTTCAGTGCCACCATCAATGCTGGCTCGTTTTTGT TTCTGGTGTTCTGCATTTTCCATCATGCCCACATCCTGGACCGAAACAGTGTTCACGGATTCCTCAGCAAGGCGGCTTTGGCATTTGGTTGTGTGGCCTCCTTTGGTGCCTTTATAGCTGGAAATTGCAAt CCTGTTGAGGTGGCGCTCCTACACTACTTGGGTGCAGCGGTGAGCTTTGTCTGCATCTGCTTCTACTGCACGCTCCTCACTGCGCTTACCAGCAAGTGCATCCTTAGTGGGCTCGAGAACTTCCTTTACCCCGCACGCATTGTGTCTACATGCATCCAGGTCACCGTCACCGTCATCT ATTGCATTTTCTTTGCCCAGACAGACTCCTACTACAAGCACATGTCTGCCGTTTTTGAATGGATGCTCAGCGTCAACCTGGAATTGTTTGAACTAAGCTTCTTCGCAGAGTTCTACTATTTTTCATCATCAATGCTCTCAACACTCCTATCGAGAAGGGATGAGGAAAAGCCACTCATTTTGTCTTGA
- the LOC114795742 gene encoding NFU1 iron-sulfur cluster scaffold homolog, mitochondrial has protein sequence MATSVRWSLSQLLRSNKAFHYRLRVRGKSHSLCSAGATWNNSMFQSVKLSVRWLSVQTQDTPNPRSLKFIPGKPVLGTGTLDFPTSSAAGCSSLARHLFQVEGVKSVFFGPDFITVTKNDDDIEWVDIKSHVVETITEFFKSGEPITTGTIPSESSVTEEEDEIVLMIKELLDTRIRPTVQEDGGDVIFKGFEDGTVKLKLVGSCTGCPSSTVTLKNGIRNMLQFYIPEVDDVEQVEDKLDEISAKVFSDLERKLQDS, from the exons ATGGCGACGTCTGTAAGATGGAGTCTGTCGCAGCTGCTGCGTTCGAATAAAGCTTTTCATTACAG GCTCCGAGTGCGAGGGAAAAGCCACAGCCTCTGCTCTGCCGGTGCCACGTGGAACAACAGCATGTTCCAGTCAGTCAAGCTTTCTG TACGATGGCTGTCTGTTCAAACCCAAGATACACCAAATCCCAGGAGTTTAAAGTTCATTCCTGGCAAACCAGTTTTGGGAACGGGGACTTTAGATTTCCCAACCTCAAGTGCAGCTGGATGTTCTTCTTTAGCAAG GCATCTATTCCAGGTTGAAGGAGTGAAAAGTGTATTCTTTGGACCGGATTTCATCACTGTTACCAAG AATGATGATGATATTGAATGGGTAGATATTAAGAGTCATGTTGTTGAGACCATCACAGAATTTTTTAAAAGCGGAGAACCAATCACAACAGGAACTATACCTTCTGAGAGCA GTGTaacagaagaggaagatgaaatTGTTTTAATGATAAAAGAGCTCCTAGACACCAGGATAAG acccacagttcaagAAGACGGAGGTGATGTTATCTTTAAGGGTTTTGAGGATGGCACTGTGAAATTGAAGTTGGTTGGATCTTGCACAGGCTGCCCAAGCTCCACGGTTACCTTGAAGAATGGCATCCGGAACATGCTCCAGTTTTACATCCCAGAAGTGGATGATGTAGAACAA GTTGAAGATAAGTTGGATGAAATCAGCGCAAAGGTGTTTTCAGATTTGGAAAGAAAATTACAGGACTCTTAG